The Lutibacter sp. Hel_I_33_5 genome has a window encoding:
- a CDS encoding ATP-binding protein: MKKPIVPTNEDARLESLFSYDVLDTLPEEEYDAITKIASEICDTPIALISLVDPERQWFKSHHGLDSNQTSRDVAFCAHAINQPDELFIIPDASKDERFFDNPITKGDPNVIFYAGAPLNTADGNTLGTLCVIDNKPRKNLTQGQQDSLKALAKQVMVLLELRKKNAKLKKANKEVLRLNDQLNHFAYRLTHDLKTPIRGINSLIDFLKEDYNTIFKDSKAKEWIDLISSRAVYMDTLIEEILAYTKVTNEEIKFSKFNIKELIETISNNSDIDYPFNIEMIGMDKIIEHSKIGLVQVFQNLISNSKKFNNKEKCIIKIKMDVTNDSYNFTFEDNGPGIPEKYWEKIFVMFETLDDANAENTGIGLATVRSIVQRLGGNIVLENKKVDESGVCFKFNIAIKNLNN, from the coding sequence ATGAAAAAACCAATAGTTCCAACTAATGAGGATGCTCGTTTAGAATCATTATTTAGTTATGATGTATTAGATACTTTACCAGAAGAAGAATATGATGCTATTACCAAAATTGCTTCAGAAATTTGTGATACACCAATTGCTTTAATTTCTTTGGTAGATCCAGAAAGACAATGGTTTAAATCACATCATGGATTAGATTCAAATCAAACATCAAGAGATGTCGCTTTTTGTGCCCATGCAATTAATCAACCAGACGAATTATTTATTATTCCTGATGCAAGTAAAGATGAACGCTTTTTTGATAATCCTATTACTAAGGGAGATCCAAATGTAATTTTTTATGCTGGTGCTCCTCTTAATACAGCAGACGGAAATACATTAGGAACTTTATGCGTTATTGATAATAAACCAAGAAAAAACTTAACCCAAGGGCAACAGGATTCATTAAAAGCACTTGCTAAACAAGTAATGGTTCTATTGGAATTAAGAAAAAAGAATGCCAAACTTAAAAAAGCAAATAAAGAGGTTTTACGATTAAATGATCAATTAAATCATTTCGCATATCGCTTAACACACGATTTAAAAACACCTATTAGAGGTATCAATTCATTAATCGACTTTTTAAAAGAAGATTACAATACGATATTTAAAGATTCTAAAGCTAAAGAATGGATAGATTTAATTTCTTCTAGAGCTGTTTATATGGATACTTTGATTGAAGAAATTTTAGCATACACAAAAGTAACCAATGAAGAAATTAAGTTTTCTAAATTTAATATTAAAGAATTAATAGAAACAATTTCTAACAATTCTGATATCGATTATCCTTTTAATATTGAAATGATTGGAATGGATAAAATTATTGAACATTCAAAAATAGGCTTGGTACAGGTTTTTCAAAATCTAATTTCAAATTCTAAGAAATTTAATAATAAAGAAAAATGTATTATTAAGATAAAAATGGATGTTACTAATGATAGTTATAATTTTACGTTTGAAGATAATGGACCTGGAATACCAGAAAAATATTGGGAAAAGATATTTGTAATGTTTGAAACATTAGATGATGCGAATGCAGAAAATACAGGTATCGGATTAGCAACAGTTAGATCTATTGTACAACGTTTAGGAGGGAATATAGTGTTAGAAAATAAAAAAGTAGATGAAAGTGGAGTCTGCTTTAAATTTAATATTGCTATTAAAAACTTAAATAATTAA
- a CDS encoding YheT family hydrolase, with amino-acid sequence MPILESQFIPSLPFKNGHFNTLYRPYFMKDTISYQRKRITTWDKDFIDLDFSTVGSKKLGLLIHGLEGSSESNYMIKTAKKLNTIGLDAICMNLRGCSGEDNLLLSTYHSGKTEDIDFVVKHILENYEYENIVIIGFSLGGNLTLKYLGEYVASLSSKIKGGIATSVPIDIASAEKEMDKFKNKLYMEIFFKTMKNKVLEKHHKFPEYQLDKDKLFKATKFKHLEHLYTVPVFGFESPEDYWQKASSKPYLSKIDRPTLLINAKDDSFLSKECFPFEEAKASEYFYFTETEYGGHCGFMSSFTQSENNWLENKIAIFIQQKIQL; translated from the coding sequence ATGCCGATTCTAGAATCTCAATTTATTCCTTCCCTTCCTTTTAAAAACGGACATTTTAATACCTTGTATCGTCCATATTTTATGAAAGATACTATTTCTTATCAAAGAAAAAGAATAACTACTTGGGATAAAGATTTTATAGATTTAGATTTCTCAACTGTTGGTTCAAAAAAATTAGGATTATTAATTCATGGTTTAGAAGGAAGCTCGGAATCTAATTACATGATTAAAACAGCTAAAAAACTAAATACTATCGGTCTAGATGCCATTTGCATGAATTTAAGAGGTTGCAGTGGTGAAGATAATTTACTTTTAAGTACGTACCATAGTGGAAAAACTGAAGATATAGATTTTGTAGTAAAACATATATTAGAAAATTATGAGTATGAAAATATTGTAATTATTGGCTTTAGTTTAGGAGGTAATTTAACATTAAAGTATTTAGGAGAATATGTTGCGTCATTATCATCAAAAATTAAAGGAGGAATTGCTACTTCTGTACCTATAGACATTGCCAGTGCAGAAAAAGAAATGGATAAGTTTAAAAACAAATTATACATGGAAATCTTTTTTAAAACGATGAAAAACAAAGTTTTAGAAAAGCATCATAAATTTCCAGAATATCAATTAGATAAAGACAAGTTATTTAAAGCAACAAAATTTAAGCATTTAGAACATCTTTATACAGTTCCTGTATTTGGTTTTGAAAGCCCGGAAGATTATTGGCAAAAAGCAAGTTCTAAACCCTATTTATCAAAAATTGATAGACCTACTTTATTAATCAATGCAAAAGATGATTCTTTTTTATCAAAAGAATGCTTTCCTTTTGAGGAAGCTAAAGCTTCTGAGTACTTTTATTTTACAGAAACAGAATATGGTGGACACTGCGGATTTATGTCTTCTTTTACTCAATCTGAAAACAACTGGCTAGAAAATAAAATAGCAATATTTATTCAGCAAAAAATTCAACTCTAA
- a CDS encoding RecQ family ATP-dependent DNA helicase, giving the protein MDLYGPLKKFFGFNKFKGLQEEVIASILNNENTFVIMPTGGGKSLCYQLPALIKEGTAIVVSPLIALMKNQVDAIRGISENKGIAHVLNSSLNKTEIAQVKEDINNGITKLLYVAPESLIKEEYASFLRTQKISFVAIDEAHCISEWGHDFRPEYRNLKTIISQIDDVPIIGLTATATEKVQEDILKTLGMSDARTFKASFNRPNLFYEVRPKTKEVEKDIIRFVKQRIGKSGIIYCLSRKKVEEIAQILQVNGINAVPYHAGLDAKTRVKHQDMFLMEDCDVVVATIAFGMGIDKPDVRYVIHHDIPKSLESYYQETGRAGRDDGEGYCLAFYAYKDIEKLEKFMANKPVAEQEIGHALLQEVVGYAETSMNRRKYILHYFGEEFDEINGLGAEMDDNTKNPKKKHEAKDNVVKVIEVVSKTNQKYKSKEIVNTLAGIENAMLKSHRTPAQPFFAIGKDREPHYWMALIRQLLVSGYLRKEIEQYGVLKVTDNALEYLKNPTTFLMTEDHIYDREDDNSIITNAKSNGGTTDAKLVSMLKDLRKKAAKKQGVPPFAVFQDPSLDDMALKYPITLEELSTVHGVGEGKARKFGKEFINLINVYVEENDIIRPDDLIVKSTGVKSGLKLYIIQNTDRKLPLDDIAKSKGLTMSELIKEMEVIIFSGTKLDIDYSLDDLLDEEQQEEIHEYFMEAETDDIEEALDEFDGDYDEEELRLMRIKFINEVAN; this is encoded by the coding sequence ATGGATTTATACGGGCCTTTAAAAAAGTTCTTTGGATTTAATAAATTTAAAGGATTACAAGAAGAAGTAATTGCAAGTATTTTAAATAATGAAAATACATTTGTAATTATGCCCACTGGTGGTGGAAAATCACTTTGTTATCAATTACCAGCACTTATTAAAGAGGGAACAGCAATAGTTGTTTCTCCATTAATAGCGTTGATGAAAAATCAAGTGGATGCCATACGTGGTATTTCTGAAAATAAAGGAATAGCACATGTTTTAAATTCGTCTTTAAATAAAACAGAAATAGCTCAGGTAAAAGAAGATATTAATAATGGTATTACTAAATTATTATATGTAGCTCCAGAATCTTTGATAAAAGAAGAGTACGCCTCATTTTTAAGAACACAAAAAATTTCTTTTGTGGCTATAGATGAAGCACATTGTATTTCTGAATGGGGACATGATTTTAGACCAGAATATAGAAATTTAAAAACGATCATCAGTCAAATTGATGATGTTCCAATTATAGGACTAACTGCAACTGCAACAGAGAAAGTACAAGAAGATATCTTAAAAACATTAGGTATGAGTGATGCTAGAACTTTTAAAGCATCTTTTAACAGACCTAATTTATTTTATGAAGTAAGACCAAAAACAAAAGAAGTAGAAAAAGATATTATCCGATTTGTAAAACAGCGAATAGGTAAATCTGGAATTATTTATTGTTTAAGTAGAAAAAAAGTAGAAGAAATAGCACAAATATTACAAGTTAATGGCATAAATGCTGTTCCATATCATGCAGGTTTAGATGCAAAAACACGTGTTAAGCATCAAGATATGTTTTTAATGGAAGATTGTGATGTAGTTGTAGCTACCATTGCTTTTGGAATGGGAATAGATAAGCCAGATGTACGATATGTTATTCATCATGATATCCCAAAAAGTTTAGAAAGTTATTATCAAGAAACTGGTAGAGCGGGTAGAGATGATGGAGAAGGGTATTGTTTAGCTTTTTATGCCTATAAAGATATAGAGAAATTAGAAAAATTTATGGCTAATAAGCCTGTAGCTGAACAGGAAATCGGTCATGCTTTGTTGCAAGAGGTTGTTGGTTATGCGGAAACTTCTATGAACAGAAGAAAATATATTCTGCATTATTTTGGTGAAGAATTTGACGAGATTAATGGCTTAGGAGCAGAAATGGATGATAATACTAAAAATCCAAAAAAGAAGCACGAAGCAAAAGACAATGTTGTAAAAGTAATAGAAGTAGTTAGCAAAACGAATCAAAAATATAAATCTAAAGAAATTGTAAATACGTTGGCTGGTATAGAAAATGCGATGTTAAAATCACATAGAACTCCAGCGCAACCATTTTTTGCAATAGGTAAAGACAGAGAGCCACATTATTGGATGGCATTAATTAGACAGTTACTCGTTTCTGGTTATTTACGTAAAGAAATTGAACAATACGGAGTTTTAAAAGTGACTGATAATGCTTTGGAATATTTAAAAAATCCAACTACTTTTTTAATGACTGAAGATCATATTTATGATCGAGAAGATGATAATTCAATAATTACCAATGCAAAATCTAACGGAGGTACAACAGATGCTAAATTAGTTTCTATGCTTAAAGATCTTAGAAAAAAAGCTGCAAAAAAGCAAGGTGTACCGCCTTTTGCTGTTTTTCAAGATCCTTCTTTAGATGATATGGCGTTAAAATATCCTATTACATTAGAAGAACTTTCTACGGTACATGGAGTGGGAGAAGGGAAAGCAAGAAAATTTGGTAAGGAGTTTATAAATTTAATCAACGTTTATGTTGAAGAAAATGATATCATTCGTCCAGATGATTTAATAGTTAAAAGTACAGGCGTAAAATCTGGCTTAAAATTATACATTATTCAAAATACTGATAGAAAATTACCTTTAGATGACATTGCTAAATCAAAAGGACTCACAATGAGTGAGTTGATTAAAGAAATGGAGGTCATTATTTTTTCTGGAACAAAATTAGATATCGATTATTCTTTAGATGATTTATTAGATGAAGAACAGCAAGAAGAGATTCATGAGTATTTTATGGAAGCTGAAACTGACGATATTGAAGAAGCTTTAGATGAATTTGATGGGGATTATGATGAGGAAGAACTTCGTTTAATGCGTATTAAGTTTATTAATGAAGTGGCTAATTAG
- the tatC gene encoding twin-arginine translocase subunit TatC has product MAQKEMSFLSHLEELRWHLVRSAAVIFIVAIVLFVFQTEVYENFLFAHKKPDFITYRFFCELFTSIGIDTNFCNLQFPEKLQSLALTQQLMNSIWTSMILGLIITFPYVLWEAWRFITPGLHQNEVKKSRGFILIASLLFFLGVLFSFFVIVPMSIYFFYNYQITDMIENNFKMESYISLVTNTLLGVALIFELPVLIYFLSKIGLVTPEFLKKYRKHALVLVLILSAIITPPDIASQIIVSVPVMLLYQISIIVSRMVIKKQEKKV; this is encoded by the coding sequence ATGGCACAAAAAGAAATGTCTTTTTTATCCCATCTTGAAGAGTTAAGATGGCACTTAGTTAGAAGCGCAGCTGTAATTTTTATTGTTGCAATTGTCTTATTTGTTTTTCAGACAGAAGTCTATGAAAATTTCTTATTTGCGCATAAAAAACCAGATTTTATCACCTATAGATTCTTTTGCGAATTATTTACGAGCATAGGAATAGATACAAACTTTTGCAATCTACAATTCCCAGAGAAACTACAAAGTTTAGCGTTAACACAGCAGTTAATGAATTCTATCTGGACATCTATGATTTTAGGATTAATCATAACCTTTCCTTATGTTTTATGGGAAGCATGGCGTTTTATTACACCAGGTTTACATCAAAATGAAGTAAAAAAATCTAGAGGATTTATTTTAATAGCTTCTCTCCTATTCTTTTTAGGTGTATTATTTAGCTTTTTTGTTATCGTACCTATGTCTATTTACTTTTTCTATAATTATCAAATTACTGATATGATAGAAAACAATTTTAAAATGGAATCATATATTAGCCTAGTTACTAATACATTACTAGGTGTTGCTTTAATTTTTGAATTACCAGTATTGATTTATTTTTTATCAAAAATTGGATTGGTAACACCAGAATTCTTAAAAAAATATAGAAAACACGCATTAGTATTGGTATTAATTTTATCAGCAATTATAACACCGCCAGATATCGCAAGTCAAATAATTGTATCTGTACCTGTAATGTTATTATATCAAATAAGTATTATTGTATCTAGAATGGTAATAAAAAAACAAGAAAAGAAAGTTTAA
- a CDS encoding SIS domain-containing protein codes for MNDIKNILGIAKETILIESKAIANLVNLIDSDFENAIKFILKAKGRVIVTGIGKSANIATKIVATFNSTGTPAIFMHAADAIHGDLGIIQENDVVICISKSGNTPEIKVLVPLIKNSNNKVIAITGNKDSFLGNNADFTLNTYVEKEACPNNLAPTTSTTAQLVMGDALAVCLLKLKGFTDTDFAKYHPGGALGKRLYLRVDDLIKNNEQPKVNPNDSVSEVIIEISEKRLGVTAVINDDDTILGIITDGDIRRMLKKTTKIDALTAKDIMSKNPKSISKNDMAIDALETLEENSITQILVTNDENKYVGVVHLHDLLKEGIF; via the coding sequence TTGAACGACATAAAGAATATTTTGGGGATTGCTAAAGAGACTATACTTATTGAAAGTAAAGCTATAGCTAATTTAGTAAATTTAATTGATTCTGATTTTGAAAATGCAATTAAGTTTATTTTAAAAGCAAAAGGTAGAGTAATTGTTACCGGAATTGGTAAAAGTGCAAATATTGCCACTAAAATTGTTGCTACTTTTAATTCTACAGGTACACCTGCTATTTTTATGCATGCTGCAGATGCAATTCATGGCGATTTAGGAATTATTCAAGAAAATGATGTCGTAATTTGTATCTCTAAAAGTGGAAATACTCCTGAAATAAAAGTTTTAGTTCCATTGATTAAGAATTCTAACAATAAAGTAATTGCAATTACTGGAAATAAAGACTCTTTTTTAGGTAATAATGCTGACTTTACCTTAAATACATATGTAGAAAAAGAAGCATGTCCTAATAATTTAGCTCCTACTACAAGCACTACTGCTCAATTAGTTATGGGCGATGCGTTAGCCGTTTGTTTATTGAAATTAAAAGGTTTTACAGATACTGATTTTGCAAAATATCATCCAGGTGGCGCATTAGGAAAACGATTATATTTAAGAGTAGATGATTTAATTAAAAATAATGAGCAACCAAAAGTTAATCCTAACGATTCAGTTTCTGAAGTAATTATCGAAATTTCTGAAAAAAGATTGGGTGTTACTGCCGTTATAAATGATGATGATACCATTTTAGGTATTATTACTGATGGTGATATAAGAAGGATGTTGAAAAAAACAACCAAAATTGATGCGTTAACTGCCAAAGATATTATGAGTAAAAACCCAAAATCAATTTCTAAAAACGATATGGCTATTGATGCTTTAGAAACTTTAGAAGAGAATTCTATTACTCAAATTTTAGTAACTAATGATGAAAATAAATATGTTGGTGTTGTTCATTTACATGATTTATTAAAAGAAGGTATTTTTTAA
- the lptB gene encoding LPS export ABC transporter ATP-binding protein has translation MILRADNIQKIYGSRKVVKGISLQVEQGEIVGLLGPNGAGKTTSFYMIVGMIKPNAGNIYLDDEEITDAAMYKRAQKGIGYLAQEASVFRKLSVEDNIMSVLQFTDLSKKEQEHKLESLIEEFNIGHVRKNRGDLLSGGERRRTEIARCLASDPKFILLDEPFAGVDPIAVEDIQSIVAHLKDKNIGILITDHDVQATLAITDRTYLMYQGGILKEGIPKDLAEDELVRKVYLGKDFELKEKKF, from the coding sequence ATGATTTTAAGAGCCGATAACATTCAAAAGATTTATGGAAGCCGTAAAGTGGTAAAAGGTATTTCTTTACAAGTTGAACAAGGTGAAATTGTAGGCCTTTTAGGCCCAAATGGTGCTGGTAAAACAACTTCTTTCTATATGATTGTTGGTATGATTAAACCAAATGCTGGTAATATTTATTTAGATGATGAAGAAATTACCGATGCTGCCATGTACAAACGTGCACAAAAAGGAATTGGGTATTTAGCGCAAGAAGCATCAGTTTTTAGAAAGTTATCTGTTGAAGACAATATTATGTCGGTTTTACAATTTACTGACCTATCTAAAAAAGAACAAGAGCATAAATTAGAATCATTAATTGAAGAGTTTAATATTGGTCATGTTCGTAAAAATAGAGGAGATTTATTATCTGGTGGAGAGCGTAGAAGAACTGAAATTGCTCGCTGTTTAGCTTCTGATCCTAAATTTATTTTGCTAGATGAACCTTTTGCTGGTGTAGATCCTATTGCTGTTGAAGATATACAAAGTATTGTTGCACATTTAAAGGATAAAAATATTGGTATTTTAATAACAGATCATGATGTACAAGCTACTTTAGCGATTACAGATAGAACCTATCTAATGTATCAAGGAGGAATTTTAAAAGAAGGAATTCCTAAAGATTTAGCTGAAGATGAATTAGTACGAAAAGTGTATCTAGGAAAAGATTTTGAGCTAAAAGAAAAGAAGTTTTAA
- a CDS encoding phosphatidylcholine/phosphatidylserine synthase encodes MNIKKHIPNLLTLGNLFCGTLATIFAIQGNYEKAALFFAIGVSFDFLDGFVARLLNVQGELGKQLDSLADMVTSGVVPGIFVFKMLGENNSQTWLDHFSWIDDTIHPIQYIGLILTLAACYRLAKFNIDTRQSDSFIGVPTPAMALFVISLPLISIYANNQFFLEIIQNNYFLIVVVVVFSFLMNAELPLFSLKFKGFGIKENVVKYLFLVLSVVFLLLFKFIAIPLIILLYILISVITNLKLNK; translated from the coding sequence ATGAACATTAAAAAACACATTCCAAATTTATTAACATTAGGAAACTTATTCTGTGGAACTTTAGCTACAATTTTTGCGATCCAAGGAAACTATGAAAAAGCTGCTTTATTTTTTGCAATCGGTGTTTCATTTGATTTTTTAGATGGTTTTGTTGCACGACTATTAAATGTGCAAGGTGAGTTAGGAAAACAGTTAGATTCTTTAGCTGATATGGTGACAAGTGGAGTAGTGCCCGGTATATTTGTTTTTAAAATGTTGGGGGAAAATAACTCCCAAACTTGGTTAGATCATTTTTCTTGGATAGACGATACAATTCATCCAATTCAATATATAGGATTAATTTTAACTCTAGCTGCTTGTTATCGATTGGCTAAATTTAATATTGATACAAGACAATCTGATTCTTTTATTGGTGTACCAACACCAGCAATGGCTTTGTTTGTAATTTCTTTACCGTTAATTAGTATATATGCAAACAATCAATTTTTTCTCGAAATCATACAAAATAATTATTTTTTAATAGTTGTTGTAGTAGTATTTAGCTTTTTAATGAATGCTGAATTGCCTTTGTTTTCTTTAAAATTTAAAGGTTTTGGAATTAAAGAAAACGTAGTTAAATACTTGTTTTTAGTGCTATCTGTAGTTTTTTTATTGCTCTTTAAATTTATAGCAATACCTTTAATCATTCTGCTTTATATCTTAATTTCTGTCATAACTAATTTGAAATTAAATAAATGA
- a CDS encoding PorV/PorQ family protein produces the protein MKKIIFTLSLIIPLFLNAQAFRNYSNEFLNIGVDAAALGMSKSVVASSNDVNAGYWNPAGLMNLEDYQGSLMHASYFAGIANYNFASFGMPIDDESALGVSVIRFGVDDILNTTELIDSQGNIDFNKISLFSAADYALNIGYARKLLFKDLHFGVNAKIVRRIIGGFASSWGFGFDAGIQFERNTWKFGLMVRDITTTFNSWAINETEFDKIKNAIPGQNQTLPTATEFTKPKMQLGIAKYWQIDSYFSLLTEFDFNVRFAQTNDALSSDVISLDPTFGFELDFDKIVYLRGGVGNIQNITEFDNSQSLSIQPNFGVGFKYNGISIDYALTNIGSVGNALFSNVFSIKIDYQFFRQ, from the coding sequence TTGAAAAAGATAATTTTCACTTTAAGCCTTATTATTCCTCTATTTTTAAATGCACAAGCGTTTAGAAATTATTCCAATGAATTTTTAAACATTGGTGTAGATGCAGCTGCATTGGGTATGAGTAAATCTGTTGTTGCTTCTAGTAATGATGTAAATGCTGGATATTGGAATCCTGCGGGATTAATGAATTTAGAAGATTATCAAGGCTCTTTAATGCATGCTTCTTATTTCGCTGGAATCGCAAATTACAACTTTGCTTCTTTCGGAATGCCAATAGATGACGAAAGTGCTCTAGGAGTTTCTGTCATTAGATTTGGTGTTGATGATATTTTAAACACAACTGAATTAATTGACAGTCAAGGAAATATAGATTTTAATAAAATCAGTTTATTCTCAGCCGCAGATTATGCACTTAACATAGGATATGCAAGAAAATTACTTTTTAAAGATTTGCATTTTGGTGTAAATGCAAAAATTGTAAGAAGAATAATTGGCGGTTTTGCGTCTTCTTGGGGTTTTGGTTTTGATGCTGGAATTCAGTTTGAAAGAAATACATGGAAATTTGGATTAATGGTCAGAGACATAACTACTACCTTTAATTCTTGGGCAATAAATGAAACTGAGTTTGATAAAATTAAAAATGCGATTCCTGGTCAAAATCAAACATTACCAACAGCTACAGAATTTACCAAACCTAAAATGCAATTAGGAATTGCTAAGTATTGGCAAATTGACTCTTATTTTAGCTTATTAACTGAATTTGATTTTAATGTAAGATTCGCACAAACAAACGATGCTTTATCTTCTGATGTAATTAGTTTAGATCCAACTTTTGGATTTGAATTAGATTTTGATAAAATTGTGTATTTACGTGGCGGAGTTGGAAATATTCAAAATATTACAGAGTTTGATAATTCTCAATCACTATCTATTCAGCCAAATTTTGGTGTTGGTTTTAAATATAATGGGATATCCATAGATTATGCCTTAACTAATATTGGAAGTGTTGGAAATGCCTTGTTTTCTAACGTTTTTTCAATTAAAATTGATTATCAATTTTTTAGACAATAA